The Dokdonia donghaensis DSW-1 DNA window GCGGTACGGAGAGTCTGTACCAGATACATCGTGATGATCACGACCTAATATAACTAATCCTATCTCGTTGCGAGCAATAGCATCGTTAAAGGCTTGTGCGATTTTTGCACGTCCCTCTGCGTCTGCATACAGTATACGTGCTTGTGAGCCTACTACGAGCTTGTTTTGCTGTGCACCTTGTATCCAGGTGATGTTATCTTGTAATTGCTGTTGTATTTCTGCTGGAGCATTTACTGCTAGTTCTTCCAGAACAGTACAGGCTATAGCATCAGTTTTTGCAAGGTCTTCTTCCTTTCCAGAAGCGCAAACCCACCTAAAAGGGCCAAAACCGTAATCAAAACACATAGGCCCCATTATGTCTTGTACATAGCTGGGGTATTTAAAGTCAATGCCATTTTCGGCGAGTACATCTGCTCCTGAACGGCTGGATTCTAGTAAAAAAGCATTTCCGTAATCAAAAAAGTAGGTGCCCTTTGCGGTATGCGCATTTACTGCTGCGGCGTGACGACAGAGGGTGCTTTTTACGCTTTCGCGAAAGCGCTCTACATCATTTGCCATCATATCATTTGCCTCCTCAACAGTGTATCCCATAGGGTAGTAACCACCCGCCCAAGGATTATGTAAAGAGGTCTGATCGCTACCTATATCAATTTTTATATTGTGCTCATTAAACGCCTCCCATACTTCTACCACATTACCGTGATATGCGATGGAGACCGTCTCTTTATCAAGTTGTGCCTGCTGTACACGGGCAACGAGAGCTGTTGTGTTATCAATTATTTCATCTACCCATCCTTGTGAGTGCCTAGTGTGTACCGCTTTTTTATTTACTTCTGCACATATGGTGATACAGCCTGCAATATTACCAGCCTTAGGCTGTGCCCCAGACATACCGCCTAACCCGGAGGTGACAAAGATGCCACCCTTAGGTGATTTACCTATTTTTCTAAAAGCGTTAAGAACGGTAATTGTGGTGCCGTGTACAATGCCTTGAGGTCCTATGTACATATAACTTCCAGCCGTCATCTGCCCGTACTGGGTGACGCCTAGGGCGTTGTATTTTTCCCAGTCGTCTGGTGTGCTGTAGTTAGGTATCATCATCCCGTTTGTGACAACTACTCTAGGTGCTTCTTTGTGAGATGGGAACAAGCCCATAGGGTGACCAGAGTACATAACTAGCGTTTGCTCATCTGTCATCTGAGCGAGATATTGCATCGTGAGGCGATACTGAGCCCAGTTTGAAAAAACGGCTCCATTACCACCATAAGTGATAAGCTCAAGAGGGTGCTGTGCCACAGCGTGATCTAGATTGTTTTGAATCATAAGCATAATAGCTGCGGCTTGCTTAGATTGTGCCGGATACTCTTCTATAGGTCTTGCATAGATCTTATAATCTGGTGCAAAACGATACATATAAATGCGGCCATAGGTATCTAGTTCATTTTTGAATTCAGGTAATAGTGTTGCGTGATGCTGGGGTTCAAAATAGCGCAGGGCGTTTTGAAGTGCGAGTTTCTCGTCACTAGGAGAGAGTATCTTTTTTCTTTTTGGGGCGTGGTTTATAGCTGGATCATATTTTTTTTGTGCAGGAAGTACTGCAGGAATCCCTTCAAGTATTTGTTGTTGAAATGTCATAAGTAGTGATATTAAGTAAGTACTAGTTTAAAAACTCTTACTCACACACTATGGATAACGTATATCTACTCTATGGTAGCTTCTATATACACACTTACGATATAAGAGTAGCAGTCTATCCATTTTGAGTATTTGTCTTTTTACTATAGCCATAAGGGCAATGACGGCAGCCACTCTCACAACAGTATCCTCTTTTGAGATGATACTGTTCTGTAAAACATTTATAGCCTTCTGGCGTTAAGTAATAGTCGCCATCTTCTATAGGGATATGTTTTTTTAAGTAAGACATATACAAAGATAAGGATACGGCACAAACTTTGAATACTGCTTAACCTGTTAACAATGCGGTAGATAAATATATGGCTGGCGTTGTTTTTAAAAAAAGATATTAAAGTACTTTTGACCTATGTTTTTTGTTGTAAATAAATACTTGTTGCGCAGGCGCTTTGTGGGAGTTACACTCTGGCCATTTATTGTGATGCGCACACCAGATCTCAAAAAGGATGAGGTATTTATCAATCACGAAAAAATACACATAAGACAACAAGCCGAGATGCTGGTAATTCCATTCTTTATCTGGTATGCTGTCGAGTATCTCATTAGACTTATACAATACCGAGATAATTATGTGGCATATCTTAATATAAGTTTTGAGCGAGAGGCTTATGCTCGTGAGTGTGAAATTAATTATCTTAAAGAACGTCCGTTCTGGAGCTTTATAGCCTATTTATAAACTTGTGAATTTTACTTCAAAAAATCAATTTGTCTTTGAGCAAAATGGCTGTACACTTTACATAAAGCGTGAGGACGAGTTACACCCCACCGTTTCTGGTAATAAGTTTAGAAAACTTAAGTATAACCTACTTCAAGCCAGAGCACTTGGTCACGATACATTACTCACCTTTGGTGGTGCATACTCAAATCATATTGCTGCTACTGCGGCGGCGGGTAAACTAGAAGGTTTTAAAACCGTAGGGGTTATAAGAGGCGAGGAGTTGGGCCGTGATCTTAAAAAAACACTAGCTCAAAACCCTACGCTAGCATTTGCTCACTCTTGTGGGATGGAATTTCACTTTGTTACTAGGGCTGAGTATAAGGAGAAGGATGAATTACGCTTTCGCGAAAGCGTAAAAAAAACCTTTAATAATCCATTTATTATACCCGAAGGAGGTACAAATGTGCTTGCAATAAAAGGATGTGAAGAGATTCTAACTACAGATGACAGTCAGTTTGATTTTATAAGTTGCCCTATAGGAACGGCAGGTACGATATCTGGTATCATAAATAGTGCTGGTAAACACCAAAAGGTACTAGGCTTTCCCGCGCTAAAAGGAGATTGGGTACGTGATGAGGTAGCACAATATGTGGATAGTGAGCAATGGGAAATCATAGCCGACTATCATTGTGGAGGATATGCAAAAGTAAATAGAGAATTAATCACTTTTATAAATGACTTTAAGGATGCATACGGCATTCCGCTTGATCCTGTGTATACGGGTAAGATGCTTTTTGGGCTTTCAGACTTGATGAATCGTGGGTATTTCCCAGAGAATTCTCGTATTTTAGCCATTCATACGGGAGGTTTACAGGGCATCTCGGGTATGAATACTCGACTTGCAAAAAAGGGACTCCCACTCATACAATAGATTTATGTTAAAAAGATTAACTGTACTTCTGGTAATAGCAATAATTACAGTGGGTTGCGGTGGTTCAAAAAAGGCTACACGCAGCACAAAACGCACAAAAAAAATTCGCACGGTTGAGAGGACTAACTCAGAGCTAGATGTAGAAGAAGCTGCCACACCAGATGATAATCTTGATAATGGTGTAAATCCTGTTCCAAAGGGTGGTGTAGACGGTTATATAGAACAATATGCTGCCATTGCAAAAGAAGAGATGGAGCTTTACGGCATCCCGGCATCTATAACGCTGGCACAAGGAATTCTAGAATCTGGCGCAGGAAAAGGGGAGCTTGTAAAAAAGGCAAATAATCACTTTGGTATAAAATGTCACGACTGGAAAGGTCAAAAAGTATATCACGATGACGATACGCAAGGTGAGTGTTTTAGAAAATATAGCTTACCAAAATTCTCATATAGGGATCACTCTTTATTCTTAACTGGACGCAAGCGATACACAGACCTCTTTAAACTACCAAAAGACGAT harbors:
- a CDS encoding urocanate hydratase translates to MTFQQQILEGIPAVLPAQKKYDPAINHAPKRKKILSPSDEKLALQNALRYFEPQHHATLLPEFKNELDTYGRIYMYRFAPDYKIYARPIEEYPAQSKQAAAIMLMIQNNLDHAVAQHPLELITYGGNGAVFSNWAQYRLTMQYLAQMTDEQTLVMYSGHPMGLFPSHKEAPRVVVTNGMMIPNYSTPDDWEKYNALGVTQYGQMTAGSYMYIGPQGIVHGTTITVLNAFRKIGKSPKGGIFVTSGLGGMSGAQPKAGNIAGCITICAEVNKKAVHTRHSQGWVDEIIDNTTALVARVQQAQLDKETVSIAYHGNVVEVWEAFNEHNIKIDIGSDQTSLHNPWAGGYYPMGYTVEEANDMMANDVERFRESVKSTLCRHAAAVNAHTAKGTYFFDYGNAFLLESSRSGADVLAENGIDFKYPSYVQDIMGPMCFDYGFGPFRWVCASGKEEDLAKTDAIACTVLEELAVNAPAEIQQQLQDNITWIQGAQQNKLVVGSQARILYADAEGRAKIAQAFNDAIARNEIGLVILGRDHHDVSGTDSPYRETSNIYDGSRFTADMAIHNVIGDSFRGATWVSIHNGGGVGWGEVVNGGFGMVIDGSKEAERRLQSMLFWDVNNGIARRSWARNEGAVFAIKRAMEIEPNLKVTIPNIVEEDLFNNI
- a CDS encoding DUF5522 domain-containing protein; amino-acid sequence: MSYLKKHIPIEDGDYYLTPEGYKCFTEQYHLKRGYCCESGCRHCPYGYSKKTNTQNG
- a CDS encoding 1-aminocyclopropane-1-carboxylate deaminase/D-cysteine desulfhydrase, whose product is MNFTSKNQFVFEQNGCTLYIKREDELHPTVSGNKFRKLKYNLLQARALGHDTLLTFGGAYSNHIAATAAAGKLEGFKTVGVIRGEELGRDLKKTLAQNPTLAFAHSCGMEFHFVTRAEYKEKDELRFRESVKKTFNNPFIIPEGGTNVLAIKGCEEILTTDDSQFDFISCPIGTAGTISGIINSAGKHQKVLGFPALKGDWVRDEVAQYVDSEQWEIIADYHCGGYAKVNRELITFINDFKDAYGIPLDPVYTGKMLFGLSDLMNRGYFPENSRILAIHTGGLQGISGMNTRLAKKGLPLIQ
- a CDS encoding glucosaminidase domain-containing protein — encoded protein: MLKRLTVLLVIAIITVGCGGSKKATRSTKRTKKIRTVERTNSELDVEEAATPDDNLDNGVNPVPKGGVDGYIEQYAAIAKEEMELYGIPASITLAQGILESGAGKGELVKKANNHFGIKCHDWKGQKVYHDDDTQGECFRKYSLPKFSYRDHSLFLTGRKRYTDLFKLPKDDYKGWAKGLRRAGYATDKKYPQKLISLIERYKLYTYDGEVLGKPVEDYKKVTDNNNQHTVRKGETLYRLAKKYDVTVDQLKEWNGIDGDNIFEGQVLYIKPFDRGY